The Streptomyces camelliae genome segment GGCATGGTCCGTCCGGCGGCACGCCGTTCGTCGTCCAGGTCGGCCAGCATCCGGGCCAGTTCGCCGTCGGCGCGCCGGTCCAGATCGGCCACCGCGGTCAGTGATATCTCCATGAACACGCACTTGAGTACGGCCTGCCGCCACATCCCGTCGTCGAGATGGCGGGCATACGGTCCTACGGCGGCCGCGACCAGCCGCGGGTCGTTGGTGCGGATCGCGTCGTGCAGCAGGTCCACCGCGCCGGACCCGATGTCCAGGCCGGGCAGGGCGCGGAGCACCGCGCGCTTCTCGGCCGCACCGCCGTACCGGTACAGCGTGCCGACCTGCTCGGCCAGCGCCGCGCCGCCCAGCGGCAGCGCGGTCAGCAGCAGGACACGGGCTGCGTCGTCGACGGTCCAGCCCGCCGGTCCGGGGCCGGTGCGGGGGAGCGGGCCCCGGCCGCACCGCCTGCCCACGGCGGGGAACAGCGCGGCGATCGCGGCCGGGTCCTGCGTCACCCGCCGCTCGGCCTCGTCCAGCCACGCCGGGTCCGCGACCCGGTCCTTCAGGTCTTCGAGTATGTCTACCAGTGCGTCTGTGCGATGTCCGCCGGTCACTGCGGGACCTCCTCCGCTTCACGGGTTGAGCCCAGAG includes the following:
- a CDS encoding EboA domain-containing protein — its product is MTGGHRTDALVDILEDLKDRVADPAWLDEAERRVTQDPAAIAALFPAVGRRCGRGPLPRTGPGPAGWTVDDAARVLLLTALPLGGAALAEQVGTLYRYGGAAEKRAVLRALPGLDIGSGAVDLLHDAIRTNDPRLVAAAVGPYARHLDDGMWRQAVLKCVFMEISLTAVADLDRRADGELARMLADLDDERRAAGRTMPDDAVALLALIGDPMPARSGERAPARPGEREEEAV